GAGAGGAATTGCAGCTTCCTGAATTCCACTCCTAAAAGAGGCTAGCTGGAGTTTCTCTAAGTTACCGAGTCTTTCTAATACTTGTTTCTCACAGTTCTCAGCAGCCATAATCCCTGCTGAGTAAGCTCCATGGACCGATCCCTGGTGTTCCACACTAACAGCTTCTCCTCCAAAGAATAGATTACCCAATGGTGCACGAAGCCTTTCGTATAGATCTGCTGGCTTCCCGACCACATCATACGAGTAACACCCAAGTGAGTTTGGATCTGTTCCCCATCGTGTCACAAGATATTGCATCTACACCAGGCAAACAAATGGCAACAAGTTCGCTTGAACTTCAGTTGCAAACTTAATGTGCATTATAAGTAACACTGTTACCATTAAATATTACACTGAACAAATTGCAAGCAGCAGTGACACATATAATTACCAAGCTCCTACATGACTTgcatataaattttaaatgggCTGACACGACTTAACTGGATCCTAAATGAGTCAGAATATATGAGTTAATACGACAAGGTAGCACGAATATAacgtgtgtatatatatatataaatggacAGAGTTGGATTGACACAACCCAACACTATTCGTCAAGTTAAATAGGTTGTAAATGACACATTTAGTTTCTGGCGAAAATAGATAAACCTGTTTTGCTCAAATTTGACATGAACTAAAGATAAGTTGAATATTTCAATCAAATGGTCAAGTATATAAAACATGTCTAccagaaaaataaaatgattgTACCGGCTCAGTTGCATCAGGGAACATCTTCTTCAGTTGTAACATCACAAAATTTGCAGCAGCCTCATCAGAAAGCTTCTCGAGATCATAAGCAAACCTTCCAGCAGCCATATAGACAAGTACAGGGTGGCCCGTAGCTTTGTGTAAATTAAGGAAATAACCACAAGCATAAGAATCCGGTGCAACAATGCCCAACAGTTCCACATTTGGCCAAAATACTTTATCAAATTGTAGTGCAATCTTATTTTCACTGCCAACGCCCAAATCTGAAATTGCAGTAACCTTCCACTCTGGTAACTTGGGTTCAAACTGGATTAAATTTGCTTTAAGAACCCCAACAGGTACTGTAATGATAGCAGCATCAGCTATAAAATTCCTCCCATCCGCAACAGTGACTATCACTTCATTCAGCCCATTACATACCTTTGTAACCCTACACAGAATTCAAAAAATAATGAAACCTTTTACTGCATTCTAGGTATTGCAACCACATTATATCAGACAGCAAAAGAGTAATCAGTAACTAGTTATTCTGATTGTAAATAAacaactataaaataaatatttaatacaaATATCATAGAAATACTTCCCACAAAATGATGATGACCATAGCAGAAAAATGCAGAAAGAAATCAGCTGAAATACTGAGCAACTAGAAATTCGGCCTTAAATACATGGTTTGCATGGAATCTTTGAAGTTTCATGGAAGTCTGTTCAGTAATTTCAAATGATTACATTGAAGGTTATGATGACAATAATATTAGGACAGATCATGCAAACAGACAttctcaattgatcaaacgcaGATAAGCCTAACAACATTGCTGATAAGCCCTCGCCATAATCTAGAAAGTGCATTGTGAAATGGAGGGAAAAATAATATGTTCAGAATAACCACCTAGATTATTGCATTTTTTAATAACTACTGAACTATTAATATGTATACAAGAACTAATCCAACATAAAGCAAGATATGTAGAATACAACCTTTTCCCTTAAACTGACCCAATACTTCATGTTTCTCAAATCAAAGGACAATAGAGGAAACTCATAATTTAAGCAATATctcaattgatttattttttataatcaaCATATTCAGTTCCTTTTATATCTACATGTTCATAAATCTGAAGAAAAAAGTTCTATATTCCCTAGATATCTGAATAGGAATTAACAAAGAACAATATCAATATAACACATGGTAGGAGCGAGAATTTTAACATATGGTAGGATGGGCTTGTGTTGTACACGCTTCAAGTTCAGGGGTGGGGGTGTgtcaaagattaatataaaaactatCATCAAATTGTGGGACAGTGGTAGTAGATAGCAATCAATCAGTAAAGGAAGATATCAATTTCCGTGCCTGCACTTCTTACAATTTCATTAACAAACCAGAAAACAATCAAGCATATGTACTTCATGCAAACTAACCTATCTTTGGCTAAGATTTATCATAATTCCTtcaacaataattaaatttttcCTAATATAAATGCCCTGATAATTTTATTTAGCCAATTTTAGTATCATAATTAATGGTAGAAGAACACTTTAGGAACAATTTAGAATGTATTTCAAAGCGAAAATTCATATTTCTCCCACCAACCCTCCCCGTCATTTTCTATGCCTGTTTTGGAGCATTTCTACAATTTGAGTAGAAAACTGAATTATTTAGGAAAAAGCAAGCATACTTGTGATTCAAGCGTATGTCAATGTCTTTTGCAAGAGCTGTTATTATAGGGTCATAACCTTGTACCATAAGTCCATGACCACCAGAAAGTACATGCTCCTGTACACAAGAATAATTCAACCATGTAAGCACTGCGTGATCAACCTAAAAATCTTCATTTTGAAAACTAACTTTCATACacagaatctctctctctctctctctcatatatatatatatatatatataagcatgATAGTTAACTCCAGTttcttaatcctaatttgattataCACATTTCAATAATATACCAAATATTTGGTTGAGATGATAATGAAAAGTTCAATAATGCTAGAAAAATTGCACATTTGTTTTAAATTGAGGTCCATATTTTGATTCTACTACGTGTGAACTTCTCACATCCTTAAGGAAATCTCAAGCATGACAAATTTTGAGTGGTGTCTTTTGTCCGTACAATCACCACTAGATTTAAGTGTGACACTTAATGAATTTATATGTTTCAAAAGTCTACCATACTCTGCAATTATATTGAACTATAAGACGTGGCGGTCATGTAGAGGATAGCATTGATGCACAAATTGAAGTTCAACAATTTTATCTTATAAGCTCAGCTTAGATCACCCAGTTCAATTAAATGATAAATTGAGTAGTTGCAATGAAATAATTCTAAATTCGTGGAGCAACTGCAAGAATTACATGCTGTCACTGCCTGAAGTTGAAACGTGGATCTCAAGGATGTTTCTAGAGATATTTCTTGCTATAAATATTTCTCTTCAGTAAAATGATGGGTTTAATAAGAAAACTGTTAGTATATAGTAAATGTTCAAATATTATGTAAATCCATATTTATAGTTTTGTTGCTATCAAATAGAAGAGCAGCAGATTCTCGctcgctctctctctcttataGGCCCGGGATCTAGCTGTGGGACAGTGACAAatatttgatttatttgttGTTTGTCCCTTAGAACCTATGACAACTAAAAACAAGGGCTCGTTTAGAGAGAACCTCTTGGATCTCTTGAAACTAATTGACTCgaattcttttcttttgctAACAGCTTGGTAGTAGACCAGGAAGTTATCAAAGAACCTTTCACTCTACAATAGCAATTTGGGGCTTTTCTGGCATTGCACAAGACAAAGTGGGACAAAACAGAACTGGAGCACAGTCACCTCACACGCCAAGAATTGTCAGGTCTACTCAATGAATTAGCAAGGAAAGTTGCGGCATCAAGGTTGGAGGTCAGAAACAGGGTGTCGGCAGCTTGAATAAGGATGGAACAGGAGATAATTGTTAGAACCGTAATGCAGGAGGGAACATTCAATGTTGTTATGCTAAACTGGAACTTCCTACGTTAGATAGCACTTAGAAGTGGTGATCCGTTTTCTTGGCTAAGCCAATGTGACTATTATTTGTGCCATCAGAGTTTTCCTGAAGAGGACAAGTTCATATTTGGAACAAGATGCACAGTTGTGGTTTTACAAATTAGGGAAAGAAAAATCTGGGTTGACATGGGAGGAATTCAAAggcttctctctctcctcaTGTGCACAAATACTCAAGCATGGACAAACAACTATAATTCTATGCACTTAATACATGAATATAACATTGACAAGTCATATTTCATGTACACAAATATGTTTATTGACATCATACTTAAAGGTgtttcattttttaatattttcaaatttcaacTCTGGATATCATAATGCAATTTACCAACAGAGCTTCTATTCTTATCATATCGGGATAAGGTaacaaaataggcctatggtttttgggaagtatcaatttaggctcaacttacaaaatagcaccaatatatgcttaatgtttaaaaaagagtaccaatttaggcctcgataacggaacgtgacaAGTCATTCATATTAgtccgttaagttctgtcaattgtacatggagagagaaatcagacttaatggagtaatatgaatgacgtgtcgcatttcgttatcgaggcctaaattgataactttttaaAAGTTAAGCCtacattggtgctattttatatgTGGAGCCATgttgatactttcccaaaaaccttaggcctatttcgGTAACTTATCCCTATCATATTTGATACCAATGATAATGATCCGTATTAGAGATATTTCTTGCTATAAATATTTCTCTTTAGTAAAATGACGGTtttaactccgcctgtgagggtcacttggtggcatttacagccggtcccaagcccgaacaaaggaggagggttgcggtaggtttgtggcggccagcgtaaaacttagccacatcttatcaCATGAACCAAAATATGAATATCGTGGGgagttccctactcagcgacgcgctgcacttcatAGACCCGGGTGCAGTGacaaatgtgcaagggttgctaggtcgtcgccccaaTGCGGCGCGCTACCCCGAggcccgggggtggtgtcaaatatgcaagggctCCCGCATGGTGGACGtgtgcgggtaaataagctagtccacggaaACTATAATGGTAGGGGTAAGGGAAGTAGGTTACggtttgggacatggaacatggGCTCTTTGACAGAAAGATTagttgaaattgtagatgttatgaagagggagagaataaatataatgtgcctacaagaaaccaagtgggttggagccaaggccagagagatagctccttggggttataagctttggtactcaggaaaggataagggtagaaatggagtaggtattcttattgatcgggagtatattgatgatgtagttgCGGTGTCTagaaagagcgatagaattatgagtgttaagcttgtgataggggatgaggttatgaATGTCATAAGTGCATATGCACCActaataggattagatgtctctataagacaagctttttgggaggacttggaggaagtggtgcaatAGGTTCCTAGCGATGAGAAGATGGTACTAggtggtgatctcaatggatatgtgggttctaggcgagatgggtttgagagtgttcatggaggttttggttttggagatagaaatgaagcaggaaatgatactctggaattcgcatcagcctatgacttgcgTATCATGAACACTTGGTTTACGAAAAGAAcctcccacttagtgacttatcggagtagccgtaatgcgagccaaattgacttcttcctagtaaggagtgcttggagaaagagctatattgattgtaaggtgatccccggtgagagtacgacaacccaatatagagtagtggtgcttgattttcaaAGTAGGAGATGTATAAGAAAATGAACACCACAagtggagactaagattaagtggtggaaactgCAAGAGGAGAACCAGCAAAAATTTGTGAATGCGATGGCCataaaagatatttggacttgtaatatggatttagatataaatttgatatggattaagatggagcatagtataagggaagtagcgaaggaattTCTAgaggaatctaaaggtagcatgccaccgggtaaggacacatcttggtcgacagaagaagtacgacaaacagtaaagagtaagcgagaatcctataaaatattggggaaatgcAGGAAtgatgagaactacgaaaagtaCAAAGAGACAAAAAGGGAAgcaaagaaggtcatacgagatgctagagcaaaggtgaatcaggatctgtatacaagattggatactaaggaaggggaaagagacatatatagaattgctcggatgagagataggaagacgcgagatctcagaaaaattaaatgtgtgaaggatgtggaccaaaaagtcctagttggagataagtaTATTTAGGAACGATGGAaatcctattttgatgacttatttaatggagatcgtggacaagatgttggagatataagtatctcTCACCATATGATAAACCGTGACTgcatgcggagaattcaaaaaggtgaagtcaaaatggcatcaaataaaatgagattgaagaaagcagtaggacctgatgtcatccctattgagatttgga
The DNA window shown above is from Euphorbia lathyris chromosome 1, ddEupLath1.1, whole genome shotgun sequence and carries:
- the LOC136203441 gene encoding probable polyamine oxidase 4 — translated: MDSNDTSALHNLLLDGTFASHIENQNGSQPSVIVIGGGISGLAASRVLHEASFKVILLESRDRLGGRIHTDYSFGYPVDLGASWLHGVCNENPLAPLIRSLGLTLYRTSGDDSVLYDHDLESYMLFGMDGHQVPQHLVIEVGEIFKKILKETEKVRDEHTDDMSILQAIWLVLDRHPELRQEGLANEVLQWYICRMEAWFAVDADLISLKLWDQEHVLSGGHGLMVQGYDPIITALAKDIDIRLNHKVTKVCNGLNEVIVTVADGRNFIADAAIITVPVGVLKANLIQFEPKLPEWKVTAISDLGVGSENKIALQFDKVFWPNVELLGIVAPDSYACGYFLNLHKATGHPVLVYMAAGRFAYDLEKLSDEAAANFVMLQLKKMFPDATEPMQYLVTRWGTDPNSLGCYSYDVVGKPADLYERLRAPLGNLFFGGEAVSVEHQGSVHGAYSAGIMAAENCEKQVLERLGNLEKLQLASFRSGIQEAAIPLQISRM